In Macadamia integrifolia cultivar HAES 741 chromosome 5, SCU_Mint_v3, whole genome shotgun sequence, a single window of DNA contains:
- the LOC122079591 gene encoding potassium transporter 8-like — protein MDPENGISANPIKKESWKTVLTLAYQSLGVVYGDLSTSPLYVYKSTFAEDIHHSGTNEEIYGVFSFVFWTLTLLPLLKYVFIVLRADDNGEGGTFALYSLLCRHARVSFLPNSQVADEELSDYKKDGIVQQGRGIGSRLKSTLEKHRVLQRVLLVLALIGTCMVIGDGVLSPALSVFSAVSGLEVFMSKEHHKYVELPVACIILVCLFALQHYGTHRVGFLFAPIVMTWLLCISAIGVYNIFHWNPHVYQALSPYYMYTFLKKTQRGGWMSLGGILLCITGSEAMFVDLGHFSQLSIKIAFTSVVYPSLILAYMGQAAYLSKHHTIDSDLIGFYISVPERIRWPVLAIAILAAVVGSQAIITGTFSIIKQCSALGCFPRVKIVHTSSKIHGQIYIPEINWILLLLCLAVTIGFRDTKRMGNASGLAVITVMLVTTCLMSLVIVLVWNQNVLLAVCFIFLFGSIEALYFSAALIKFLEGAWVPIALAFIFIIVMYVWHYGTLKKYEFDVQNKVSINWLLTLGPGLGIVRVRGIGLVHTELVSGIPAIFSHFVTNLPAFHQVLIFFCVKSVPVPHVRPEERFLVGRIGPREYRLYRCIARYGYRDVHKDDLEFEKDLTYSIAEFIRSDKSEHGGGVDLEKVDEKMTVVGTSTANCEGIQICEDGDSAEVAGPSELKEKHSPMVQRKRVRFVLPESPKIDNATQEELKDLMEAREAGMAFILGHSYVRARRGSSLMKNLVINVGYDFLRRNSRGPSYVHNIPHASTLEVAMIYHV, from the exons ATGGATCCGGAGAATGGGATTTCTGCTAATCCCATTAAG AAGGAATCATGGAAGACCGTTTTGACTCTGGCTTATCAGAGCTTGGGTGTTGTATATGGGGATTTGAGTACTTCTCCTCTCTATGTTTACAAAAGCACCTTTGCAGAGGATATCCATCATTCGGGGACGAACGAGGAGATATACGGAGTGTTTTCTTTCGTATTCTGGACGCTTACACTGCTGCCGTTGCTCAAGTATGTGTTCATCGTGCTCAGGGCCGACGACAACGGTGAGGGTGGGACTTTTGCTTTGTATTCACTGCTGTGCCGGCATGCTCGGGTCAGTTTTTTGCCCAATTCCCAGGTTGCAGATGAGGAGTTATCGGATTACAAGAAGGATGGCATTGTTCAACAGGGAAGGGGTATTGGGTCGAGGTTGAAATCGACGCTGGAGAAGCACAGGGTGTTGCAGAGGGTTCTGCTAGTTCTGGCCCTGATTGGAACTTGTATGGTCATTGGTGATGGGGTCCTCAGTCCGGCTCTTTCTG TTTTCTCTGCAGTGTCTGGCCTTGAGGTTTTCATGTCAAAAGAGCATCACAAAT ATGTAGAGCTTCCGGTAGCTTGTATCATACTGGTATGTTTGTTTGCTCTCCAACATTATGGCACCCACCGAGTGGGATTCCTGTTTGCACCCATCGTTATGACATGGCTTTTATGCATCAGTGCGATTGGTGTGTATAACATATTCCACTGGAATCCTCATGTGTATCAAGCCCTCTCTCCGTATTACATGTACACATTTTTGAAGAAGACACAGAGGGGAGGTTGGATGTCTTTAGGTGGGATCCTGTTATGCATAACAG GTTCAGAAGCTATGTTTGTTGATCTTGGACATTTCTCTCAGTTATCAATCAAG ATTGCTTTTACCTCTGTGGTTTATCCATCCTTGATACTCGCATATATGGGACAAGCTGCTTATCTGTCCAAGCATCACACTATTGACAGTGACTTGATTGGATTTTACATCTCTGTACCAG AGAGGATAAGGTGGCCGGTTCTGGCAATTGCTATACTTGCAGCCGTGGTTGGAAGCCAAGCCATCATTACGGGGACCTTCTCAATCATAAAGCAGTGCTCTGCTTTGGGCTGCTTCCCAAGGGTCAAAATAGTTCATACATCATCTAAAATACATGGCCAGATTTATATTCCAGAAATTAACTGGATTTTACTGCTGTTATGCTTGGCTGTTACCATTGGATTCAGAGACACAAAGCGGATGGGTAATGCTTCAG GCTTGGCAGTTATAACTGTCATGCTAGTCACCACTTGCCTGATGTCTTTGGTTATAGTTCTTGTGTGGAATCAGAATGTGCTTCTTGCTGTTTGCttcattttcttgtttggatctATCGAGGCACTCTACTTCTCAGCTGCCCTTATCAAGTTCCTTGAAGGGGCATGGGTCCCTATTGCCCTTGCCTTCATCTTCATAATTGTCATGTATGTTTGGCACTATGGTACACTCAAGAAGTATGAGTTCGATGTTCAAAACAAGGTCTCTATCAACTGGCTCCTGACCTTGGGTCCAGGTCTGGGGATTGTACGTGTCAGGGGCATTGGTCTTGTACACACTGAACTTGTCTCTGGAATCCCTGCAATTTTCTCCCATTTCGTAACCAACCTCCCTGCCTTCCACCAAGTTCTGATCTTCTTCTGCGTCAAATCTGTCCCTGTTCCGCATGTTCGGCCTGAGGAACGGTTCCTTGTGGGGCGCATTGGCCCAAGAGAGTACAGGCTTTACAGGTGCATTGCGCGTTATGGGTACCGTGATGTGCACAAGGATGATTTAGAGTTTGAAAAGGACCTTACTTATAGCATAGCAGAATTTATCCGGTCAGATAAATCAGAGCATGGTGGAGGGGTGGACTTAGAGAAGGTTGATGAGAAAATGACAGTTGTCGGGACATCTACTGCAAATTGTGAAGGGATACAAATATGTGAAGATGGAGATAGTGCTGAGGTCGCGGGCCCTTCAGAGCTTAAGGAAAAACATTCTCCAATGGTGCAGAGGAAAAGAGTGAGGTTTGTGTTGCCTGAGAGCCCAAAGATCGATAATGCTACACAGGAGGAGCTTAAGGATCTAATGGAAGCGAGGGAGGCTGGGATGGCATTCATACTCGGACACTCTTATGTAAGAGCCAGACGAGGTTCAAGCTTAATGAAGAATTTGGTGATCAATGTTGGGTATGATTTCCTGAGGAGGAACAGCAGGGGGCcatcatatgtacataacatcCCACATGCTTCCACCCTCGAGGTAGCGATGATCTACCATGTTTGA